GATTACAAGATTATTGATTTATTTCAAGGGACGACAGATCTAGAGAGAAAAATCCTTCGCACAGTTGGCTCTGCTGATGAAAGGTTCTCAGAAGATGCTCTAAGAATGTTAAGGGGAGCAAGGTTTGCAGCTCAGCTTGGATTTTCTCTCGATCGTGACACCCGGCAGGCCATGATACAACTGGCCCATCTGCTTGAGCATGTGGCAGTTGAACGCAAACGCATGGAGCTCGATAAACTGCTTGCAGGAGCACATATGATTGCCGGGTTGAATGTGTTGATGGAAACAGGGCTCTTACCTTATTTGCCCCGGCTTTTGGAAGGACAGGATACGATCGACCGTTTAACACAAGTTGACTGGACTGTGTTAAACGGTGAAGAACGCCTGGTCCTTATATACGCTCTGGACAAAAAGGATCATGTGAAACAGCTGCTGAAGGCATGGAGGTATTCAAATCGTTTTATTCAAAAACTTCACTCCATTTATGAGCTTTTGTCAGTCAGAAAAAAAGGATATTTTCCAATTGAAATCCGCTATCAGTATGACTTGGAACATCTCATCTCGGCTGAAAAAATATACGCCGTTGTTCATCAAATTCAGCCTGATCTGGAGAGAATACGCAAGGATCATGAAAAAATGCCAATCAGATCTAAAAAGGATATAAAAGCAACCGGGACAGACCTGATCAGCTGGACAGGACAAAAAGGCGGCCCGTGGGTAAAAGAGGCGTTAAGCCAGATAGAGATGGACATACTGTATCAGCGATTAGGAAACAGTGAAGCAGAGATTAAGGAATGGGTGAAAACATGGTTTCTGAAATCAGACGATCAATTTTAACAGCACTATCCTCCGGTGGGGACCAGTTCCTGTCGGGTCAGGAGCTTGCTGAAAAAGCCGGCTGTTCAAGGACAGCGATCTGGAAGCATATTGAGGATTTAAGACAAGCGGGGTTTGTGATCGAGTCAAAAAGAAAAAAGGGTTACCGTCTCGTCAGTAAAGGTGATTCAATAAAAGAAAGTGATTTATTACTTGGTTTGAAGACTGAGACGCTTGGCAGAACGGTTCATTATTTCGAGTCAGTTGAATCAACACAGAAAATTGCGCACCAGTTGGCGCAGGAGAAGGCTCCGGAAGGTACGCTTGTGATTGCTGAAGAACAGGTAACAGGCCGGGGGAGAATGGCCAGACAGTGGCATTCACCGAAAGGGACCGGAATCTGGATGAGCCTGTTATTGAGACCGCTCCTTCCCCCGCAAAAGGCACCTCAATTCACTTTGATTGCTGCTGTAGCGATCGTGGAGGCAATCAAAGAAGTTTGCGAGCTGAAGGTAGATATTAAATGGCCGAACGATCTTTTAATCGAAGGAAGAAAGGTGACTGGCATCCTCACAGAACTTCAGGCGGACAGTGAACAGATTCACTCACTGATCATTGGAATGGGTATTAACGTGAATCAGTCCCGGGAAGATTTCCCGTCTGAACTGAGTTCGATCGCAACTTCACTCGCCATTGAAGGCAACAGGCAGTTTTCACGTTCTTCCCTTATTCAGGCCATAATGAAGAATCTTGAAACGTATTATGCCATTTACATGGAAGAAGGTTTTGTGCCGATCAAGGCTAAATGGGAATCATATGCTGTAACGATTGGAAGGACCATCACCGCCCGGACATTGAACGATGAAATCACAGGTTATGCTTCTGGTATTACGGAGGAAGGCGTCCTGCTATTAGTCGATCAATCAGGTAAAACGCATAAAATCTACTCTGCAGATATCGAATAAAATTTTATTTTGGCAGGAATTGCGCATGATCTGTTATACTAACGGTGGGCAGTATCATTGTGAACTGCACCTTTGCCAATAGCTGAAAACAAAAAAATTCTGCCTTGATCCATTGTGACAGGGACAGAGGATCGAAATGAAAACACGGTATCCTTCTGTCTACAACGGAAGGATTTATTTATGTGTTCATTTTGCACCCCTCTGAATGTTAAGGAGGAGAAATGGTGAAAAGTACGACTGATTTTTTAAAAATGAAACAGAATAACGAAAAGATCTCAATGGTGACAGCCTATGATTTCCCCGCGGCAAAAGCGGCTGAAGCTGCCGGAATCGACATGATTCTGGTCGGGGACTCATTAGGAATGGTTGTTCTCGGTTATGATTCAACCGTTC
The nucleotide sequence above comes from Jeotgalibacillus aurantiacus. Encoded proteins:
- a CDS encoding CCA tRNA nucleotidyltransferase, producing the protein MNPLFEQAKPVLKSLESSGFEAYFVGGCVRDHILGRAIHDIDIATSATPEEVKGVFERTVDVGIDHGTVLVLTELGQYEITTFRTESAYTDFRRPDHVSFVRSLKEDLKRRDFTINAMAMTADYKIIDLFQGTTDLERKILRTVGSADERFSEDALRMLRGARFAAQLGFSLDRDTRQAMIQLAHLLEHVAVERKRMELDKLLAGAHMIAGLNVLMETGLLPYLPRLLEGQDTIDRLTQVDWTVLNGEERLVLIYALDKKDHVKQLLKAWRYSNRFIQKLHSIYELLSVRKKGYFPIEIRYQYDLEHLISAEKIYAVVHQIQPDLERIRKDHEKMPIRSKKDIKATGTDLISWTGQKGGPWVKEALSQIEMDILYQRLGNSEAEIKEWVKTWFLKSDDQF
- a CDS encoding biotin--[acetyl-CoA-carboxylase] ligase; translation: MVSEIRRSILTALSSGGDQFLSGQELAEKAGCSRTAIWKHIEDLRQAGFVIESKRKKGYRLVSKGDSIKESDLLLGLKTETLGRTVHYFESVESTQKIAHQLAQEKAPEGTLVIAEEQVTGRGRMARQWHSPKGTGIWMSLLLRPLLPPQKAPQFTLIAAVAIVEAIKEVCELKVDIKWPNDLLIEGRKVTGILTELQADSEQIHSLIIGMGINVNQSREDFPSELSSIATSLAIEGNRQFSRSSLIQAIMKNLETYYAIYMEEGFVPIKAKWESYAVTIGRTITARTLNDEITGYASGITEEGVLLLVDQSGKTHKIYSADIE